DNA from Synechococcus elongatus PCC 6301:
AACTTATTCCGAGATGCTGCTCAGGGCGTTAGATGCATCCTTGGCAAAGCCAGAGTAGGCTTCCATCCCGTGTTCGCCAATATCCAAGCCTTGTAGCTCTTCTTCAGGCGAAACTCGCAGACCCAGCAGGGCTTTGAGGATATTCCAGATGATGACGCTAGCAACAACTGTCCAGACACCATAGGAAATAATTCCTAGGATCTGAGAGCCCAGTTGACCAAAGCCACCACCGTAGAAGAGACCTTTTTCAAGGTTAAACAGGCCTACTGCCAGCGTGCCCCAAATGCCGCAGACCAAGTGAACCGAGCAAGCACCGACAGGATCGTCAATCTTGAGGTTTTCGAAGGTGTAGACCGAGAAGACGACCAGCACGCCAGCAATCAAGCCGACGATGAAGGAGCCGCCCATACCGAAGCCATCGCAACCTGCGGTGACACCAACCAAGCCAGCCAAGATGCCGTTGATCACCATTGACAAGTCCGGCTTACCTGAGGTCGACCAAGACGTGATCGTGGCAGAGATGCCACCAGCAGCACCACCCAGCGTTGTGGTGACCGCCACATAAGGAACGGCAGTATTGAAGGCCAACACAGAACCGCCGTTGAAGCCGTACCAGCCGATCCAGAGAATCAACGCACCCAAGGTTGCGATCGCGAGGTTGTGACCGGGCAGCGCACCTGGGCGACCGTCCTGGAATTTACCCATCCGTGGGCCGAGGGTGATGGCGCCAATCAGAGCAGCCCAGCCACCAACCGAGTGCACAACAGTCGAGCCAGCAAAGTCGATGAAACCCGCTTTGTTGAGCCAGCCAGAACCGACGTTCCACTGCCACGACCCTGCAATGGGGTAAATGACAGCCGTCAGGATCAAGCTGAAGATGATGAAGTCGACAAACTTAATTCGCTCAGCAACAGAGCCAGACACGATGGTTGCAGCAGTACCAGCAAATGCTGCTTGGAAGAGAAAATCAAGTGAAGAGATGAGACCATCGTTTTTGATCGTCTCAGCCGAGACCGTTGGGTCGAAGAAGAAACCGAGTGGACCACCTTTACCGAAGTAGAGGAAACCATCGACCACCGGGCTTCCGTACATCAGCGAGTAGCCGATGAACCAGTAAGCGGTTGCAGCCAGGGTGAAAACGATGAGGTTTTTCGCCAAGACGTTAACAGCGTTCTTTTGGCGACAAAGGCCAGTCTCAACCATGGCGAAACCGGCGTTCATGAAGATCACCAGCACCGTGGCGACCATCAGCCAGAGGTTGTTGACTAGGAATTGGGCGCTAGGGACAGGATCTGCCGAACCTTGCGCGTTAGCCGCAACACCCCAAAACACTGCGATCGTGGCCGCTAGTGGCACACAGGCCAACCAGAGCTTCGATCCTTGGAAACGATTAATGAGGCGCTTAAAGCCCCCTTGAAAGTCAGGAACAGCAGTGGAGGCCCACGCCCATCCCTTCGGTTTTCGCCCAGCAAACGCAGGCGCTACACCTCGAGGCATTTGGAACAACTCCTTTGACAGCACGTCAATCTAGCAGGGCAAGGACAGTTGATCAGCCTAGGTACCGCTGAGCAGCAAGCTGTTCAGTATCCTTGTGAGATCTCTGTAAGCATTCAGCGAGACTCAAGGTTGTTTTGTAATCGATGTAACAGTTCGCCCCAAGGGTCTCAAATCAAATATTTATAAAAATTATGATTTCCATAGATAAGTCGAGGGGTCTCGAAGCCGAGAACCCCTGATGCTTATGGGTTGTGACGTCAATCCGCCTAGTGATGACCACCAGCATTTTCGAGGTAGGCCTCAACACCGATCGCACTGAGGCGAGTCTGCTTATCTTGCACCATTTGCGCCAATTCTTGGCGATAGGTCTGCACCGCTTGGAGTAGTTCGGGGTTGTGGCTAGCCAGCATTTGCACTGCTAGGAGCCCTGCATTGGTGGCATTACCGATCGCGACGGTTGCTACTGGGATGCCAGCCGGCATTTGCACGATCGAATAGAGCGAGTCCACTCCCTGCAACGTGCGGGTCTGCACAGGTACGCCAATCACCGG
Protein-coding regions in this window:
- a CDS encoding ammonium transporter, yielding MPRGVAPAFAGRKPKGWAWASTAVPDFQGGFKRLINRFQGSKLWLACVPLAATIAVFWGVAANAQGSADPVPSAQFLVNNLWLMVATVLVIFMNAGFAMVETGLCRQKNAVNVLAKNLIVFTLAATAYWFIGYSLMYGSPVVDGFLYFGKGGPLGFFFDPTVSAETIKNDGLISSLDFLFQAAFAGTAATIVSGSVAERIKFVDFIIFSLILTAVIYPIAGSWQWNVGSGWLNKAGFIDFAGSTVVHSVGGWAALIGAITLGPRMGKFQDGRPGALPGHNLAIATLGALILWIGWYGFNGGSVLAFNTAVPYVAVTTTLGGAAGGISATITSWSTSGKPDLSMVINGILAGLVGVTAGCDGFGMGGSFIVGLIAGVLVVFSVYTFENLKIDDPVGACSVHLVCGIWGTLAVGLFNLEKGLFYGGGFGQLGSQILGIISYGVWTVVASVIIWNILKALLGLRVSPEEELQGLDIGEHGMEAYSGFAKDASNALSSISE
- the purE gene encoding 5-(carboxyamino)imidazole ribonucleotide mutase, with the translated sequence MSSPVPAAPSALTQPAVGIIMGSDSDLPTMRGAIAICQQFGIAHEVEIVSAHRTPVRMVEYAQTAHQRSLKVIIAGAGGAAHLPGMVAALTPLPVIGVPVQTRTLQGVDSLYSIVQMPAGIPVATVAIGNATNAGLLAVQMLASHNPELLQAVQTYRQELAQMVQDKQTRLSAIGVEAYLENAGGHH